One region of Strigops habroptila isolate Jane chromosome 11, bStrHab1.2.pri, whole genome shotgun sequence genomic DNA includes:
- the LOC115614527 gene encoding uncharacterized protein LOC115614527 has translation MALADLLLLLLLLLLLAPQAMAAPWRVWGAGEAGGNGREASWQDVGLEPLETLEQPGDPLQVNSFLAPYADLVPKPENNPTGPPRAKLQDEGRITTSEPSEVLRQIVEELRRGHGMDQEAVQSEAAPGGLSISGPVSAPDTAAMQDTDMPALSQPRGDQHGHVYAFYRIDSGTDKERSSSASNPQASFICPQDVRRSCMIGTAATVISVPLALVLCYCIYRRRKS, from the exons ATGGCCCTTGCtgatctcctcctcctcctcctcctcctcctcctgctggcCCCACAGGCCATGGCTGCTCCATGGCGAGTGTGGGGAGCAG GTGAGGCTGGTGGCAATGGTCGGGAGGCTTCTTGGCAGGATGTTGGTTTAGAGCCCTtggagaccttggagcagcctggag ATCCTCTCCAGGTCAACAGCTTCCTAGCTCCTTATGCTGATCTTGTCCCCAAGCCTGAAAACAATCCCACAG GTCCTCCAAGAGCAAAGCTCCAAGATGAAGGCAGAATAACGACCTCAGAGCCCTCTGAAGTTCTAAGGCAAATAGTGGAGGAACTGAGGAGAGGACACG GGATGGACCAAGAGGCTGTGCAGAGTGAGGCAGCTCCGGGAGGACTCAGCATCTCAGGGCCTGTCTCTGCCCCAGACACGGCGGCGATGCAGGACACCGACATGCCCG CGCTGTCACAGCCTAGAGGGGATCAGCATGGCCACGTGTATGCCTTCTATCGAATAGACTCAG GCACTGACAAGGAGAGATCCTCAAGCGCTTCCAACCCCCAGGCAAGTTTCATCTGTCCACAAGATGTGAGAAGGAGCTGCATGATCGGCACAGCAGCCACTGTGATTTCCGTGCCTCTTGCACTTGTGCTTTGTTACTGCATCTACCGGCGACGGAAGTCATAA